In Brassica oleracea var. oleracea cultivar TO1000 unplaced genomic scaffold, BOL UnpScaffold01268, whole genome shotgun sequence, the DNA window CTCTACatcgaccactttctttctttctctctctctctctctatctctctctctacccaTGTTGACGTGCTTCCCATATGAACTGATCTTCACTTGATTGATCTTCAGTTGGACAGAACTTTCCCTAGGtgctgactcgaaatcagtagagaatTGACCtcaaaaactctctaaaactctcgaaaaACCTCGaaaactctttctttctttttctacttttctctcacgtttttaagTGGCTTTGAACAGGTCTGGATGTGAAGAAATGATTTGGGGTcgtggggtatttataggagacagCAACCAATCAGATTCAGGTTGGTgtcagcccgtgtgtcgctttgcatggctccggacgcatgcgcgacGGCAACTCGTGTTCCACATATCTCGTTGCATGACCAGAACTCATGCACGgcgccaccactcctcccagattTCGGGCTGCATGACTGGAACTCATGCAAGGCGCCACAACAACACACACATGTCGATCAatatgcttcggttgcatgcgcggagacacctcgtgcttctacatgtcaggctgcatgtactgcttccatgcacggcgacacctcgagcttctgtaGACACTCAGCTTGCTGGACAGTTGAGACCACGTTCTGATCATatgcaacgagccacctcgagcttctcggtccattcgcCTGATTTCGGTCCTTTCGGCAATTTTCTGATCCGCGATTAACCCCGAATATTTTTTTGCTCCCGTTCagatgattttaatatttttaataaaatccaaTCTGAAGTCTGACCTTGGCGGTAAATGTTTCCCGATCCTTCGGCTTCATCGAAgacttccataataccgaaattagggtttcgtcCAATTTTGGGTTTTCCCATTGTGCTTCAATCCCATCGTGCTTacttcccgtcctgcttaattcccgtTCTGCTTCCGATGTCTTCGAAATAAAATTCCTCTGATACGAAGTTTTGCAGAAAACTTCGTGCTGAAGAAATGTCGTTCTTCTAatacgtcgagcttctaaaacACCGTGCTTCCAAAAATATGATGCTTCCAAAACATCTGTCTGATCAATCAAACACATTGTATAACCATGGTCGAGCAGCTTTTTCGACTCATGGTTTACCCACGATCACTTCTTCGACCACCTCGTACTTCAAAACTCTCGATTGATCTGTATCGTTCGGGATtcgaccaccaagttgatgCTTGACCAATCTTCTATTTTCTTCGAATCATGTCGAGTTTTATATGATCAAAACTCAACCTTAGTCATCGTACTTTGATTTCCAAAACATCGGCTCCAAATTACATCTTTGTCGATCTCGACCATTCTACCCCGAAGGGAGGGTTACTACACCGCTAAGAGGCaccccggttccccgctacgaagtactccgggtccggtccctgGGACCGTCCCCTTCCCctgggaaaaggaaaacttcctataaggagaaccttccatatttccgaatatggaagagtttaacctacttcAACAGACTAAAGCCCAccttaagaagactatataaagggaaccaagaccctaaagcaagggatcgacacttcaagacttagagattagagctaggagGCTAGAAcaagggtttatacaccaatcattgtagttccggcttgttctatctaataagACATCTCTTCAAGCCCATTTCTCTCAAACTCATacgaaatcaatacaaatattaagccttgtccatcgttccatGGTACTcccaaagatcctacacaaaaatccttaacaagtactacggaacgatggacaaggctttGATTTCGTATGAGTTTACAAGTAATAAGGTagaaagagacgttttattagatcaaagagctggaactacaatagattggtgtataaaccctagttctagccgcctagctctaatctctaagtctcctCGTGTTGATctcttgctttagggtttaggctccccttatatagttgttttaggtcggcttttagtcggttggagtaggttaatcTCTTCCTtattcagaaatatggaaggttcactctatcggaagttttcctttttctcggaggaagggggtggtccctgggatcggacccggagtacttcctagcggggacccggggtgtctcctagcggggacccagaggccggtgtccttcttggggtctggaggaattcaatacctgttTATTTTTCCCTAACAATTCCTAAGACTACTGATGCAGAGAAGATGTCCGACTTCAGACCTATAGCATGTTGCAACGTTATCTACAAGGTTGTGTCAAGGTTAGTAGCTCGAAGGTTGACGGCTACGTTGCCGGAAGCCATAGAACTCAATCAGTGTGCTTTTGTTGAGGGGAGACTGCTCCTGGAAAATGTTCTATTGGCTACTGAACTAGTCAAAGACTATCAGAAGGGGTCTGTCACATCTCGTTCTGCCATCAAGTTGGATATCTCTAAAGATTTTGATACTGTAAGCTGGTCTTTCATTGAGGATACCCTGCGAGCAATGAACTACCCGGATCTCTTCGTCACATGGATAATGAGGTGCATAGATACTGCTGCTTTCTCCGTGTCTGTCAATGGGGAACTTGAGGGATTTTTTATGAGTATTAGGGGAATACGGAAAGGCTGTTCCCTCTCTccgtatatatatgttatagtCAGCAATGTCCTCTCCAAGCTTCTGAATAAGGCGGTTGTTGAAGgactgatagaccatggattttacacACATTTAACCATGGTCTATAagcatattaatatatatttactactatatagagtctatttagaatatttacaggttcaggtacgttctggagaaatatggtgattttggagtcttttgaggtgcagaactgcacagacgtgtcagatgtctagctatagatggagaccttcccaccgttagattgcaCCCATCGTTTGgtacaagatagagctttgagttagatttccaatgccaccggtttgaggtcaatcagcatcctgtaacagaagttatgcctgttttgctgaagagtggtcagtctgcctcgcgagaggaagctgtcgagaagaggaacgtatgtcgatcgatgcagaactcatgatatcgatcgatatggatgATATGGGCTGAGCATTTTTTATGActgactgaagcccagaagcaaccacaaattgcacgaatacccttggacgaccagaaaccctatttatgtgttttctaagccattgttgacggctaagctttattttattcatagttctagattaggagagaagggaggaactccttcagagtcctcttggaactccattgtttgtttttatttatattttatgttattcatctaTCCATCTATGATTTCTATGACAAACATCATGcatgagtagatccacctgctaggtttaggaatttctagggttttgaatgaatttctgaattatatgattgttaggATATCTAAAGATCTCTACATCAGGATAGTTTGTAATCCTAGGATCTAGGGTAGTTGGAAAACCACGAGAGTGTGACTAATTacttgaacctagaatcataggacaattgagaggcacgagagtgcaatcaattaacggaacccgaatccTGNNNNNNNNNNNNNNNNNNNNNNNNNNNNNNNNNNNNNNNNNNAATTGATGAGAtcgataacgcttgcctaaggcagtgtcgatcgaagcttataccatagcatcgatcgacactcaatccgtagcatcgatcgacactcataccatagcatcgatcgacgctcgatctgtgttaacatgcgagagctgaaacACTGAACTTAGTCAATAGAGTAGACTCACAGCGAGAGCTggttgtcttttgcattagatgtcgagttctagaatcaatccttagcatctatagtttagagttctaataacctgaatgaaaccctaagtctagtaacCATCATTCTATCAAACAACTCTTTGCCAAGCAGaacaat includes these proteins:
- the LOC106321148 gene encoding uncharacterized protein LOC106321148, giving the protein MSDFRPIACCNVIYKVVSRLVARRLTATLPEAIELNQCAFVEGRLLLENVLLATELVKDYQKGSVTSRSAIKLDISKDFDTVSWSFIEDTLRAMNYPDLFVTWIM